In the Halorussus salinus genome, ACGATGGCGCGCTGGGTCGTCACCAGCGAGGCGTGGGAGGGGTTCGCACGCCGGAGCGCCGACGAGTTGCGTTCGAGGTCGCGCTCGAAGTCCTCGACCGAGGCGAACTCCCGGTCGCGCAGGTCCTCCAACGCTCTGGCGGCCTTCACGGCGACGACGGAGGAGCTGTGGGTCTGCATCTCCCGTATCTCCTCGACCGTCTCGTCTATCATACCTGAAGGGTCTCCGGCGCGCGCCAAAGGTCTTGCTTCTCGGCGCGCGAAGCGGCTGTTCGGGAGTCAGGAATCGGAGTCGTCGCGGAGTCGGCGTCGGCGTTTTCGGGTTCGCTACGCTACTCTCTCCATCTCGGCGCGCGGTGGCGCGACCGCTCCGCGGGTCGCGCCAACCGCGCGAGGGACGAACGACCGAGCGGAGCGAGGGAGTGAGGCGGTTGGGGAGGCGTGAGGCTGATGCGGTGCGGGGCGGTGCGGTGGACTCCTTGGAGTCGGCATTAGTTCGCTTCTCTCGTCCGTTCTCCTATCGTCTCGCTTCGCTGATTTCAGCCCGTATAACGACGAGAATCGTCGTACCGATTCCTAGGCGACAGTCGAAAGTAGCCACCCTCCCAACGTATCACCATGACCGAGGTCCGCTACTACTGCCCGCGCTGTGGTGCCATCGCCGCGCTCGAACGCGAGGGCTACCTCGCCGACAAGTGCGTGACGCCATACCCACTCGACGGCTGGGAGTACGCCGACGCCTACGACGACTTCGAGGATAGCGCGGAACGAAGCTCCGCGGACCATTCGAGCGGGCGAAGCCCGCGAGAAGACGCCGACGGCGTGGAAATCGTCTGTGGGGCCGACGAGACCGACGGCGAGGGCTGTGGCGAAGTCTACTATCTCAGCTTCGTGAAGTACGAAGAGGGCACCGAGATAGACCCCAAAGACCGGTCGTTCGTACCGCCGACCGTGGACGGCCCCGCGATAGCAGAGCGCGAAGAGGAGGACGACGACGGGCCGCGGTTCGACTTCAAGCCGTAGCGTTCGCCGTGACTCACTCCCCGGCGTCGGACTCCTCGCTGTTCGACTTCTCTGCGTCCGACTCCTCGGATTCCGGTTCCTCTCGCTCTTTCAACCACCTGTCGAGGAGTTCCCGTATCGCGGCCTCGCGGTTGTCCCGGTGGTCCGCGAACGCGATGTCGTCGATTTCGTCAAGTTCCTCCTCGGAGAGTTCGAGCGTGACCGACTCCATGTCGAGGTGGTCCTGATGCATATCGAATATCCACCGAAGCACGGACACAAATAAATTCGTCAGACGGGCGGCCGACGACGACCGAACGTGTCGCGCGAGCGACGACGGAACCGGCCGGAGTGACCGTCGGTTAGCCCTCGGACCCGCGACGCTCCACGACGACTTCCTTGGTCTGCTTGGCGTCGATACCGAACAGGAACCCGGAGATAAAGAGCAGTTCGTTGCCGAGGTAGTACTGGTCGATAATCCCGTTCACGAGAGCGATATCGGGCGTCGTGGTCCCGAGGAGTACGAGGACGAGCGCGACGATTGCGGCGAGGCCCGCGAACCACCGGACCACGGTTCCCGAGACGAACCCGACGAGGAAGACGAGGAGGGCGCTGAAGAGGCTCATCGGTCGAACAGAGGCCGGATTCGGGCTTCAAACTACCGGAGGTGGTCACTGCTCCGCGGTCTCGAAGACGGCGAACAGGTCGAGTCCGATGCCGAGGAGACAGACCAGCGCCCCGAGTTGCGCCACGCCCATGTCGCTCTGGTACCCGCTCGAAATCCAGAGGCTGTCCGCGACGACGTACGCCAGCAGGACGAGACCGAACCGGAAGACGTTCCTCGCCACTGCTCGCGTCTGCTCGGCGTTCATGTACCGTCCTGCCTCCCCTCGTGAAAAAACGCTGTCGATTGGACCGCCGAAAACCGGCGTCCGGACTATCCCTTGATGTTGCAGACCGGGAACGTCCGCGCCACCTTGTCGCCGATACCGAGCGCGTCGCTCACCCGAACCACCTCGTCCACGTCCTTGTAGACGCCCGGTGCCTCCTCGGCGACGGTGGCCCCGCTCTGAGCCTTGACGTAGATGTGTTCCTGCTCCAGTTCGTCCTGCACGTCGCCGCCCCAGTAGTCCTTCTTGGCCTGCGTCCTGCTCATCGTCCGGCCCGCGCCGTGGGCCGTCGAACCGAACGTGAGGTCCATCGACTCGTCGCCGCCCCGGAGGACGTAGCTCCCCGCGCCCATGCTACCGGGGATGATGATGGGCTGGCCCACGTCGAGGTACGCGCCGGGGACCTCCTCGTGGCCTGCGGGGAACGCTCGGGTCGCGCCCTTCCGGTGGACGAACAGCTCTCGTTCTTCACCATCTTCCACGGCGTGAGTCTCTTTCTTGGCGATGTTGTGGGCCACGTCGTACAGCAGGTCCATACCCAGCGACTCCCAGTCGGAGCCGAAGACCTTCTCGAACACCTGCCGCGTGCGGTGCATGATGAGCTGGCGGTTCACCCACGCGAAGTTGATGCAGGCGCACATCGCGTCGTAGTAGTCCTCCGCGAGTTGCGTTCCTGCGGGCGCGGCCGCGAGTTCCTTGTCGGGCAACTGCGAGAGGAGTCCCGCGTGAGCCTTCTCGATGTCTCGCAGGTAGTCGGTACAGACCTGATGGCCCAGTCCGCGGCTCCCGCAGTGGATGAGGACGACGATTTGGCCCTCCTCCAGTCCGTAAGCGTCGGCCACGTCGTCCAGATACGTGTCGGTCACGCGCTGGACTTCGAGGAAGTGGTTGCCCGACCCGAGACTCCCGATTTGGTTCTTTCCTCTGTCTTTGGCTTTCTGGGAGACCTTCGCGGGGTCGCTATCGTGGCGTACGCCCTCGTCCTCGCAGTGCGCGAGGTCTTCTTCGACCGCCCAGCCCTCTTCGAGCGCCCACTCCATCCCGCGGTCGAGGATGGCCTCCACGGCGTCCATGTCGCCCTCCACGATGCCGCCGCCGCCGAGCCCCGAGGGAATATTGGCGAACAGGGCGTCGAGCAGTTCCTCCTCGCGGCCCTGCACCTCGTCGTAGCTGAGGTCCGTCTTCATCATTCTTACGCCGCAGTTGATGTCGTAACCAACAGCTCCGGGCGAGATACAGCCCTCCTCGGCGTCGATTCCGGCCACGCCGCCGACCGGGAAGCCGTAGCCCTGATGGCCGTCGGGCATGCAGACGTTGTACTTCCGGACGCCGGGCAGGTGCGTCGAGTTCTTCAGCTGTTCGAGGGTCTTGTCGTCGGCTATCTGGTCCAGTAGCTCCTCGCTGGCCAGCACGCGCGCCGGGACGCGCATGTCGCCGTCCTTCGGAATCTCCCAGACGTAGTCGCGGACCTTGTGGAGTGTGACCTCGCCCGCCTCGTAGGTTTCTCCCGCGTCGGCGTCTCCCGCGTCGTTCGTAGTCATACTCGTCAGTTCGTCGTCCCACCGGAATACGTTTCGCCATTCGCCTCCGCTCGTGACCTGTCAACGCGCTCCAAAATCTTCTCGCGGTTACACGTCTAGCACGACGTAGGCCCGCCACCCCTCGTCGGTCTCGACCAGTTCCATCTCGGAGTAGGTGACGGCCTTGATTTCGCGGGCCGTGATTTCGGCGAGCGGGACGCCGCGGGCGCTCGCGGTCACGGCGAACTCGTCGGCCTCCTCTCGAATCTCGGCGTCGTTGTCCACCGGGAGGACCGCTCGCACGTCGCGCTCGTAGATGAGTTGGTCGAGGTAGTCGAACAGGAGCGCCTCGCGGCTTTCGGCCTCGACCTCGAAGTCGAATCGCTCGCCGGTCTCGGCGGGAATCTCGTCGCACATCGCGG is a window encoding:
- a CDS encoding archease; its protein translation is MGYELRDHTADVAVEATGPTLAAVFAAAGDGMAAAMCDEIPAETGERFDFEVEAESREALLFDYLDQLIYERDVRAVLPVDNDAEIREEADEFAVTASARGVPLAEITAREIKAVTYSEMELVETDEGWRAYVVLDV
- a CDS encoding RtcB family protein, with product MTTNDAGDADAGETYEAGEVTLHKVRDYVWEIPKDGDMRVPARVLASEELLDQIADDKTLEQLKNSTHLPGVRKYNVCMPDGHQGYGFPVGGVAGIDAEEGCISPGAVGYDINCGVRMMKTDLSYDEVQGREEELLDALFANIPSGLGGGGIVEGDMDAVEAILDRGMEWALEEGWAVEEDLAHCEDEGVRHDSDPAKVSQKAKDRGKNQIGSLGSGNHFLEVQRVTDTYLDDVADAYGLEEGQIVVLIHCGSRGLGHQVCTDYLRDIEKAHAGLLSQLPDKELAAAPAGTQLAEDYYDAMCACINFAWVNRQLIMHRTRQVFEKVFGSDWESLGMDLLYDVAHNIAKKETHAVEDGEERELFVHRKGATRAFPAGHEEVPGAYLDVGQPIIIPGSMGAGSYVLRGGDESMDLTFGSTAHGAGRTMSRTQAKKDYWGGDVQDELEQEHIYVKAQSGATVAEEAPGVYKDVDEVVRVSDALGIGDKVARTFPVCNIKG
- a CDS encoding ribbon-helix-helix protein, CopG family produces the protein MHQDHLDMESVTLELSEEELDEIDDIAFADHRDNREAAIRELLDRWLKEREEPESEESDAEKSNSEESDAGE